GGCGACGAAGGTCTTCAGTTCGCTGTAGCGCGACGCCTCGGCCCGCTCGGCAAGATCGCGCTGCGCCGCGAGTTCCTTGGCATGGCGGCGGCTTTCCATCAGCAGCTTCGCCTGGCCGTAGCCGACGATCACCAGCAGCAACACCGCCAGCACCACCAGCAGCCCGAGCAGCACCAGGCCCAGCGGCGCCTTCACGGTGCCGAACATCAGCGACAGCTCGGCCGGCTGCATCACCAGCCCCCAGTTCAGCCCGACGAACGCGACGATCACGATCGCCAGAAGCAATACCAGCAAGGTACGGATCGACATCAACGACTCCTGCGATGTTCCAGGCATGAATCAGTATACGGGTCGGCGGGCAGGGCCCGGCGCGCGAGTTCCGCGAGCCGATTCCGCGCGGGCGGTGGATCAATTTCAATGAAGAAATGGGCCGCAAGCCTAGGAAGGGTCTTCGCATAAAGCTATATTTTCGATAGCAACCGCAAAGGCCTGGTTTCGCGGACGTCGGCTTCGGCAGCAATCGCGCGGCGGCCTTCTCCGGCGGCAGCCGCGCTCCGGTCTGGCTCAGGTTTCGCTCAGGCTCGCGCCGTCCCGCGTCGCCGCGCTTACGGCCGGCCGGGAACCCGCGCCGGGGCTGCCCGCGATCTGCGCCGATTCGGGCAGCGGCATCAGCAGCAGCAGCCGGGTGCCGCCACCGTCGCCGCGGCACGCGGAGAATTCCAGACTCGCGCCGATCGCCCGTGCCCGTTCGCGCATGCCGCGCAGCCCGCGACCCGGCTCGTGGCGATCGGCCAGCGAGGCCTGGATGCCGCGCCCGTCGTCGCAGATTTCGAGCAGCAGGCAGCGGTGCGATTCGACGTAGCGGCAGGTCACCTCGACCAGCGACGCGCCCGAATGCCGCAGCACGTTCGACAGCGCCTCCTGGCCGATGCGCAGCAGCTGCAGCACCCTGTCGCGCGGCAGGCCTGCGAGCGCGCTCGAATCCTGCATGTTCCAGCTCATCTCGATGCCGAGCCGGTCCAGCGCCGGCTGCACCCGGTAGCGCAGCCGCGCGAGCGCATCGATGATCGAGTCGTGCTCGCCCTCGATCGCGTCGACCATGATCTTCAGATCGAGCAGGCATTGCTCGAGCGCGACCGCCAGCGCCCGCTGCTGCGGCGAACCCGGGTCCAGTTTCGCGATCAGGTTCACGAGCTGCGAGCCGACACCGTCGTGCAGATCGCTCGCGATCCGCTTGCGCTCGCTGTCGATCGCGTAGCGCCGCAGTTGCTCGCTGCGCACGGCCTGCTCCGCGCGCAACCGCGCGAGCGCCTGGACATGCTCGGCGCGGCCGACCATGCGCTCTGCGCCCAGCGCCCGGCCGGTCATCACGATCCAGATCACCATCACCAGCTCGGGGTACAGGTACTGGCCCGACGCCGTGCCCGAGAACAGCGTGTCCGCATGCACCACGTCGTTTACCGCGATGCCCAGGGTCGCGGCCGTCATCAACGCGAGGAACCAGCGGTAGCGCCCGGCGAGCCGGCCCGACCCCCAGCAGATGCCCGCGGCCAGCACCAGGCACAGCACGACGTTGGCCACCTGCCAAAGGTGGAAGAACCCGCTGTACAGCCCGGTCCCTTCGAGGCAGATCGCGCCCAGCATCACGGTGCCGGCCATCGCCTGCGCGATCCAGATCCAGTGCAGCCAGCCGCGCTCGATGGCGGCGCTTTGCAGCAGCAGATAGGCGACCGCCGCGATCGACCATTGGTAGCTCGCCGTCACGCTGAACGCCGACAGCGCGTTGCCCGGCTGGTCGTCGAAGCGCCAGACGAACAGCAGATTGAACCCGAGCGCGGCGACCGCGAACAGCATCGCGCGGTCCAGGCGGGTGCGCCGCCCGAACCAGCCGATCAGCGCCGGGACACCAGATGCCATTGCGTTGCCTGTGCTTGTTCGCGGGCCAGCGGACGGCGCGCGCCGCGTGCGGTCGGCGGACGGCCTAGACCAGCAGGCCGCGCGCTCCGGCGAAGCTGACGGCCTGCGCGCGATTCGACACGCGCAGCTTCCTGTAGATGTTCTTCACGTGCGTGTTCACGGTCTGGCCGCTGATCGAAAGCCGCTTGCCGATTTCGACGCTGGTATAGCCGTTCGCAACCATCTTCAGCACCTCGGTTTCGCGCCCCGACAGCGGGTCGGCGTCGGCGCCGCTGCGCTGCGGCGCACTGCCCGGCCGAAGCTCGAGCCGGCCGAGCAGCCGGCGCGCCAGGTTCGGCGTGATCGACGCACCGCCGTTGACCACCTGCAGCACCGCCTGCGGGAAGTTGCCGAACCAGGAGTTCTTCAGCAGGTAGCCGGTCGCGCCCAGTTCGAACGCGCGCAGCGCATGTTGCTCGTCTTCCAGCGCGGACACCACGATTGCCTCGGCCTCGGGCCGCAGCGCCTTCATCTGCTCGATCAGGTCGAAGCCCGAGCCATCGCCCAGGCTCAGGTCGATCATCATCACGTCGAACTCGCGCGACGCGATCAGCCGGCGCCCCTCGCGCGCGCTGCCCGCCTGCCCGACCAGCGTGATCCGCAGATCGGCGACCAGCTCTTGCGCCATCACGCGGCGGATGTGCGGATCGTCGTCGATCAGAAGCACGCGTACCGGCCGTTCCGGCTGCCCGGTCAGGAACTCGGGCCAGAGCGAAGGTGCCTGCGTCTGGCCGTGCACCGCGAATTTCGGGTGGATGCCCGCCGGCGGGCTTGCGCTTGCCGCTTCCGGCCCGTGTTCGGCGCTATCGTTTCTTTCGCCCATGATCCTCTCCTTGATTTTGCTGCCGCCTTTTCCCGCCGCTTCTCGGCGTTCCGGGATCAGACATTTCATGACACGATAACACGATAGTTGTTACAACTTTCGTTCAAGCACCAGGGGTGTGAGGTTCGTGTCGCCGCTTTCGTTGGGGGAAACACTAAGCGATAACCCTGCCTGATTCCAGCCCAAAAAATCACGGCTGTTTTCGGTTTTACACAAGTTACGTGCTGACACGGACTGGCGCGGAATCTCGAGTCGGCGCGGCTTGCCGCTCACACCAGGAATCGCTTTCACGGTCGGCGCCGACCGGCACAGGGGGCTGATCGTAAGAAAGTCGCGCCCGGCGGCGACAAATCGCTGGTCGCCCGCAAACTCGAGGAGCCGTCGATGCGCAGCACTATTCGTTTGATAGCTATGTTCCTAATGTACATCATGGCTACAGCCGGATTTGCGATGGAAGACGAATGCGCGGCGCGGTCCGGTCCGCAGATTGCGCCGGTGATCGAGCTCTACACCTCCGAGGGCTGCAGTTCCTGTCCGCCTGCCGAGCAATGGCTGTCCAGGTTGAAGGCGGGCGCGGCGAGCCGGGGCGCGGTGGTCGAGGCGTTTCATGTCGGCTACTGGGACTCGATCGGCTGGGTCGACCGTTTCGCTGCGCCGGCGTTCACGGACCGCCAGCGGGACGCTGCCGCGCGGAACGGCCTGCGCACGATCTACACGCCGCAGGTGCTGCTGAGCGGCCGCGACTGGCCGCAATGGGGCGGCGATGCCGATCCGTTGCGGCCGACCGGGCCGGCTCGGGTCGGCATCACGCTGCGCGAAATCGGCCATGACCGGTTCGAGGCCGCGGTCACGACGGCCGCCGGCGCACCGGCCGCGTGGAGCGCGTACTGGACCGTCACCGCGGACGGCTACAGCACTCAGGTCGGCGCCGGCGAGAATGCCGGCCGGCTGCTGCGGCATGACTTCGTCGTGCGCCAATACACGCCGGTCGGCGAATACCGCAGCGCGCCTGGCGTCGCCCAGCTTCTCACGCTGCGCAGCATCGCCTCGGACCCGGACCACCCGCGCCGCATCAACCTCGTGGTGTTCGACCCCCGCACCGGGCGGCCGCTGCAGGCCGTCTCCGCGGCCTGCTCCTGATCCAGCCGATCAGGCCGGCGCCGCCCTCTTCAGCACGTAGCCGATCCGCGGCAGGTGCACGTGGACGATGCCGGCGCGCGGGTCGGTGCGGCGCAAGGTGTAGTGCATGCGCGTCGCGGCGATCAGCGTGCCGACGGCCGGCTCGGGCCCGAACGCGTCGCCGCTGATCGCAACCAAGGTGCCGAGCGCAATGCCGTGCTCGTCCTGGAACGGCTCGTCCTTGAGCTGCGCCGGCGTCGCAGCGGCGGCCAGCGCGATCGCCTGTGCCGCGTCGAAGCGCTGCATGCTGCCATGGCCGAGCGCGGCCATCCGGTCCATCCATGCGACTACGCCCGGCGTCGCATCGAAAATCCCGGCCAGCGCCGGCGTGCGCGCGCGCGTGAACCACAGCGGGTGGAAGGCGGCGAAGTCGGCGATGCAGGGCAGGTCGCCGAGCAGGTACGGGTGCTCGTCCAGCATGTTCGCGAGCCGGCGCAGATAGCTCCGGTACGCCGCCGCCGCGTCCGCGGCCGGCTGCCGGGGCACCGCAACCCGCATCTTCGCGCGGTCTTCGGCGAAGGCCTTTGCCACTTCGGGCGGCTGGCCGGAAAACATCTGAGCGACGCCGGCCGGCGAGAAGCTGTACGCCATCGAAGTCCAGAACAGCGTGGTATCAGCCCATTGCGCCAGAGCACGCGCCAGGCCCTTCAGATGCGGCGGATACAGCGTCGGCTCGCCTTGCCGGTGCTCGAGGATGTCGCAGATCAGCGCCGTGTCGCAGTAGATGTCGGCACCGATCTGCAGGAACGGCGTCTTGCGGTAGCCGCCGGTGAGCGCGACCACGTCGGGCTTGGGCAGCACCGCCGGCACGATCACCGACTTCCACGCGAGCTTCTTGCAGCCGAGGACCAGCCGGACCTTCTCGGAAAACGGCGAGGTCGGGTAGTGGTGCAGGATCAGTTCGCCCATGGACATCTCCGGCCTCAGATCAGCTTGACCAGTTGCTTGCCGAAGTTGCGACCCTTGAGCAGGCCGAGGAACGCCTCGGGCGCGGACGCGATGCCTTGCGCGATGCTCTCGCGCGGGCGCAGCTTGCCGCTGCCCACCAGCGCGCCGAGTTCGGCTAGCGCCTCGGGCCAGACCTCCATGTGCTCGCTGACGATGAAGCCCTCGATCCGGAGCCGGTTCACCAGCAGCAATTGCGGATTGGTCATCGGCAGCGGCTGGCCGTCGTAGCCGGCGATCATGCCGCAGAGCGCGATGCGCGCGAACGCGTTCGTGCGCAGCAGCACCGCGTCCAGGATGTAGCCGCCGACGTTCTCGAAGTGGCCGTCGATGCCGTTCGGGCAGGCTTCCTTCAAGGCCTTGGACATGCTCTTGAGGTCGCCGTGCTGCCGGTAGTCGATGCAGGCGTCGAAGCCGAGCTCGTCGGTCACATAGCGGCATTTGTCTGGGCCGCCCGCGATGCCAACCACGCGGCAACCGCGCGCCTTGGCCAGCGCGCCGTAGGCGCTGCCGACGGCGCCGCTGGCGGCGGTGACGGTCACGGTGTCGCCGGCTTTCGGTGCGATGATTTTCACGAGGCCGTACCAGGCGGTCACGCCCGGCATGCCGACCGCGCCGAGGTAATGCGACAGCGGCACGTGGGTGGTGTCGACTTTCTTCAGCATGCCGGGCTGGTTCGCGTCGACCACGCTGTATTCCTGCCAGCCGCCGAATCCGACGACCTTGTCGCCGACGACGAATTTCGGGTGCCGGCTCTCGACCACCTCGCCCGCGGTGCCGCCCTGCATCACCTGACCCAGCGGCTGCGGCGCGGCATAGCTCTTCGCGTCGTTCATGCGCCCGCGCATGTACGGGTCCAGGCTCAGGTAATGGTGGCGCACCAGCACCTGGCCGTCGGCGAGCTTCGGCGTTTCGGATTGGACCAGCTTGAAGTTGCCGGCCACGGCCTCGCCGTCGGGGCGGTTGTCGAGCAGGATCTGGCGGTTCGTGGGCATCGTCTTTCTCCTTCGTGTGCTATCAACTCAATAGCTAACAGTGATTGTGGAACACCGGCTTGCGGCCGTTTTGCGGATGAAATCAATCGGTCGGCAGCGGGCCGCGGGTATGGTCAGGCCGCTCTGCGCGCGGCACGTACTTGAAGGTCCCGGTGGCGTGCGCGCAAAGCTGGCCGTCGGCGTCGAACACCGAGCCTTCGACGAACGCCAGGCTGCGCGAGCGGTGCAGCAGCCGGCCCTTGCCGACCAGCGTGCGCCCCTGCACCGGGGCCGGTCGCATGAAGCTGGTCTTCATCTCGATCGTGATCGATCCCATGTCCGGCTGCACGCTGCGCGCCGCCGTGGCCATGATCACGTCGAGATAGGTCATCACGGCGCCGCCATGCGCGACGCCGAACGAGTTGCAATGCTCGGGCCGCGGCGTGAAATGCAGCGTGGATTCGCCACCCTCGAAGCGCTCCAGCATGAAGCCGAGCAGCCGCGCGAATGGAATGACGGCACCGAGGTCAATACTCATGCGGTTCGCCGATCGATCAACCGCCGGTGATGACCGACACGCCGCCGTCGACCGCCAGCCACTGGCCGGTGATGTGCTTGCCGGCGTCCGACGCGTACAGCAGCGTGATGCCCTTCAGATCCTCGTCGTCGCCGAGGCGCTGCAGCGGCGCGTGCGCGGCGAGCTTGTCTTCACCGAATTCCTTCAGCGTGCCGCGGGT
This genomic interval from Burkholderiaceae bacterium contains the following:
- a CDS encoding putative glutathione s-transferase protein, with the translated sequence MGELILHHYPTSPFSEKVRLVLGCKKLAWKSVIVPAVLPKPDVVALTGGYRKTPFLQIGADIYCDTALICDILEHRQGEPTLYPPHLKGLARALAQWADTTLFWTSMAYSFSPAGVAQMFSGQPPEVAKAFAEDRAKMRVAVPRQPAADAAAAYRSYLRRLANMLDEHPYLLGDLPCIADFAAFHPLWFTRARTPALAGIFDATPGVVAWMDRMAALGHGSMQRFDAAQAIALAAAATPAQLKDEPFQDEHGIALGTLVAISGDAFGPEPAVGTLIAATRMHYTLRRTDPRAGIVHVHLPRIGYVLKRAAPA
- a CDS encoding Two-component transcriptional response regulator, LuxR family, which translates into the protein MGERNDSAEHGPEAASASPPAGIHPKFAVHGQTQAPSLWPEFLTGQPERPVRVLLIDDDPHIRRVMAQELVADLRITLVGQAGSAREGRRLIASREFDVMMIDLSLGDGSGFDLIEQMKALRPEAEAIVVSALEDEQHALRAFELGATGYLLKNSWFGNFPQAVLQVVNGGASITPNLARRLLGRLELRPGSAPQRSGADADPLSGRETEVLKMVANGYTSVEIGKRLSISGQTVNTHVKNIYRKLRVSNRAQAVSFAGARGLLV
- a CDS encoding Thioesterase encodes the protein MSIDLGAVIPFARLLGFMLERFEGGESTLHFTPRPEHCNSFGVAHGGAVMTYLDVIMATAARSVQPDMGSITIEMKTSFMRPAPVQGRTLVGKGRLLHRSRSLAFVEGSVFDADGQLCAHATGTFKYVPRAERPDHTRGPLPTD
- a CDS encoding Quinone oxidoreductase, with amino-acid sequence MPTNRQILLDNRPDGEAVAGNFKLVQSETPKLADGQVLVRHHYLSLDPYMRGRMNDAKSYAAPQPLGQVMQGGTAGEVVESRHPKFVVGDKVVGFGGWQEYSVVDANQPGMLKKVDTTHVPLSHYLGAVGMPGVTAWYGLVKIIAPKAGDTVTVTAASGAVGSAYGALAKARGCRVVGIAGGPDKCRYVTDELGFDACIDYRQHGDLKSMSKALKEACPNGIDGHFENVGGYILDAVLLRTNAFARIALCGMIAGYDGQPLPMTNPQLLLVNRLRIEGFIVSEHMEVWPEALAELGALVGSGKLRPRESIAQGIASAPEAFLGLLKGRNFGKQLVKLI